In a genomic window of Streptomyces puniciscabiei:
- a CDS encoding tetratricopeptide repeat protein: METTYYDHGTPAERWDRAQRFFDAKDYAGAARVLTGLVEEVPEQTGPRLLLARAYYHSAQLSRAEAELRRIVERDPVEQYARLMLGRTLQRQARQEEAERHLRIASALAGGFPQE, encoded by the coding sequence GTGGAGACCACGTACTACGACCACGGCACCCCCGCCGAGCGCTGGGACCGAGCGCAGCGGTTCTTCGACGCCAAGGACTACGCGGGCGCGGCACGGGTGCTGACCGGGCTGGTCGAGGAGGTGCCGGAGCAGACCGGACCCCGGCTGCTGCTCGCCCGCGCCTACTACCACTCGGCCCAACTGAGCCGCGCCGAGGCGGAATTGAGGCGCATCGTCGAGCGTGACCCGGTGGAGCAGTACGCCCGGCTGATGCTGGGCCGCACCCTCCAGCGGCAGGCCCGGCAGGAGGAGGCGGAGCGGCACCTGCGGATCGCCTCGGCGCTCGCCGGGGGCTTCCCGCAGGAGTGA
- a CDS encoding histidine phosphatase family protein translates to MGELTVIRHGQTEWSLSGRHAGRTDVPLTAAGEAAARALAARLARRRPVAVLSSPLGRAMRTAELAGLTGVKPDPDLLEWDYGGYEGLTAEQIREVRPGWELWRDGVVPGDADHPGEQLSQVAARTDAVLDRIRPLLDDGDVAVVAHGHLARVLAVRWLGLDASAARLLGHPHPGTLGFLATEDGQPCISAWNVP, encoded by the coding sequence ATGGGGGAGTTGACAGTGATCAGGCACGGCCAGACCGAATGGAGCCTGTCGGGCCGGCACGCCGGGCGTACCGACGTGCCGCTGACCGCCGCCGGTGAGGCCGCGGCCAGGGCGCTCGCTGCCAGGCTGGCCCGACGCCGTCCGGTCGCCGTCCTCAGCAGTCCGCTGGGCCGGGCCATGCGGACCGCCGAGCTGGCGGGCCTGACCGGAGTCAAGCCGGATCCCGACCTGCTGGAATGGGACTACGGCGGCTACGAGGGCCTGACCGCGGAACAGATCCGGGAGGTGAGGCCCGGCTGGGAGCTGTGGCGGGACGGCGTCGTGCCCGGTGACGCCGACCATCCCGGCGAGCAGCTTTCGCAGGTGGCCGCGCGCACGGACGCGGTGCTGGACCGGATCCGGCCGCTGCTCGACGACGGCGATGTCGCGGTCGTCGCCCACGGCCATCTGGCGCGCGTGCTCGCCGTGCGCTGGCTCGGCCTCGACGCGTCCGCCGCCCGGCTGCTCGGCCATCCGCATCCGGGCACGCTCGGTTTCCTGGCGACTGAGGACGGGCAGCCGTGCATCTCCGCCTGGAACGTCCCCTGA
- a CDS encoding peptide deformylase, giving the protein MAPLRDHAPLAERVEELLAAGGPLPIVAAGQPVLRRGTEPYDGQLGPALLARFVEALRVTMHAAPGVGLAAPQVGVALRIAVIEDPAPVPEEVAVARGRVPQPFRVLVNPVYEPAGTARAAFYEGCLSVPGWQAVVARHAEVRLRAEDEQGRAVDEVCTGWPARIVQHETDHLDGTLYLDRAELRSLSTNEAVAALWNRPTPEAAAEALGFELP; this is encoded by the coding sequence ATGGCCCCTCTCCGTGATCACGCACCGCTCGCCGAGCGGGTCGAGGAACTCCTCGCCGCCGGCGGCCCCTTGCCCATCGTCGCCGCCGGGCAGCCGGTGCTGCGGCGCGGTACCGAGCCGTACGACGGTCAGCTCGGTCCCGCCCTGCTGGCCCGCTTCGTCGAGGCCCTGCGCGTCACCATGCACGCCGCGCCCGGGGTGGGCCTCGCCGCCCCACAGGTCGGCGTGGCGCTCAGGATCGCGGTCATCGAGGATCCGGCGCCGGTGCCCGAGGAGGTCGCCGTGGCCCGGGGCCGGGTGCCGCAGCCGTTCCGGGTCCTGGTCAACCCGGTGTACGAGCCGGCCGGCACCGCTCGTGCCGCGTTCTACGAGGGCTGCCTGAGCGTGCCGGGCTGGCAGGCGGTGGTGGCCCGGCACGCCGAGGTGCGGCTGCGCGCCGAGGACGAGCAGGGGCGCGCGGTGGACGAGGTGTGCACCGGGTGGCCCGCCCGGATCGTCCAGCACGAGACGGACCACCTGGACGGCACCCTCTATCTGGACCGCGCCGAACTGCGCTCGCTGTCCACGAACGAGGCGGTCGCCGCCCTGTGGAACCGGCCGACACCGGAGGCGGCGGCGGAGGCGCTCGGCTTCGAACTGCCGTAA
- a CDS encoding dihydrolipoyl dehydrogenase family protein, with product MTETRETESIAYDVVVLGAGPVGENVADRTRAAGLTTAVVESELVGGECSYWACMPSKALLRPVIAQADARRLPGLDRAVQGPLDTPAVLARRDEYTSHWKDDGQVGWLDGIGADLYRGHGRLAGPRTVTVTAPDGTVTTLTARHAVAVATGTRAQLPDLPGLAEVKPWTSREATSAEAAPGRLIVVGGGVVATEMATAWQALGSRVTLLVRGKGLLNRMEPFAGELVAEALTQAGADVRTGTSVESVTRENGTVVAVTAAGDRVEADEILFATGRVPHTDDIGLDTVGLEPGSWLDVDDTLRVTGTDWLYAVGDVNHRALLTHQGKYQARIAGAAIAARAAGDPLLAESWGAHVATADHHAVPQVVFTDPEAAAVGLSLAEAEQAGHRVRAVDVEFSAVAGAGLYGDGYKGRARMVVDLEDEILRGVTFVGPGVGELIHSATVAVAGRVPVGRLWHAVPSYPTLSEVWLRLLEVYRDK from the coding sequence ATGACGGAAACGAGGGAAACGGAATCCATCGCGTACGACGTCGTGGTGCTCGGGGCGGGTCCCGTGGGGGAGAACGTCGCCGACCGCACCCGCGCGGCAGGTCTCACCACCGCGGTCGTGGAGAGCGAACTGGTCGGCGGCGAGTGCTCGTACTGGGCGTGCATGCCCAGCAAGGCCCTGCTGCGGCCGGTCATCGCCCAGGCGGACGCCCGCCGGCTGCCCGGCCTCGACCGGGCGGTCCAGGGCCCGCTCGACACCCCGGCCGTCCTCGCCCGCCGGGACGAGTACACCTCCCACTGGAAGGACGACGGCCAGGTCGGCTGGCTGGACGGCATCGGCGCCGATCTGTACCGCGGCCACGGGCGTCTCGCCGGCCCACGCACGGTCACCGTGACCGCCCCCGACGGCACTGTCACCACTCTCACCGCCCGGCACGCCGTCGCCGTCGCCACCGGCACCCGTGCCCAGCTGCCCGACCTGCCCGGCCTCGCCGAAGTGAAGCCCTGGACCAGCCGCGAGGCCACCAGCGCCGAGGCCGCCCCCGGCCGGCTGATCGTCGTCGGCGGCGGTGTCGTCGCCACCGAGATGGCCACCGCCTGGCAGGCCCTCGGCTCCCGGGTCACCCTGCTGGTGCGCGGCAAGGGCCTGCTGAACCGGATGGAGCCGTTCGCCGGGGAACTGGTCGCCGAGGCGCTCACCCAGGCGGGCGCCGACGTCCGCACCGGCACCTCCGTGGAGTCCGTCACCCGCGAGAACGGCACGGTCGTGGCCGTCACCGCCGCCGGCGACCGGGTCGAGGCCGACGAGATCCTCTTCGCCACCGGCCGCGTCCCGCACACCGACGACATCGGCCTCGACACCGTCGGCCTGGAACCCGGATCCTGGCTGGACGTCGACGACACCCTCCGGGTCACCGGCACCGACTGGCTGTACGCGGTCGGTGACGTCAACCACCGGGCCCTCCTCACTCACCAGGGCAAGTACCAGGCCCGCATCGCGGGCGCCGCCATCGCCGCCCGCGCGGCCGGCGACCCGCTGCTGGCCGAGTCCTGGGGCGCGCACGTGGCCACCGCCGACCACCACGCCGTACCCCAGGTGGTGTTCACCGACCCCGAGGCCGCCGCGGTCGGCCTCTCCCTCGCCGAGGCCGAACAGGCCGGCCACCGCGTCCGCGCCGTCGACGTCGAGTTCTCCGCCGTCGCGGGCGCGGGCCTGTACGGCGACGGCTACAAGGGCCGCGCCCGCATGGTGGTCGACCTCGAGGACGAGATCCTGCGCGGCGTCACCTTCGTCGGCCCCGGCGTCGGCGAGCTCATCCACTCGGCGACCGTCGCCGTCGCCGGCCGCGTCCCGGTCGGCCGCCTGTGGCACGCCGTCCCGTCGTACCCGACGCTGAGCGAGGTGTGGCTGCGGCTGCTGGAGGTCTACCGCGACAAATGA